From the genome of Blautia pseudococcoides, one region includes:
- a CDS encoding AI-2E family transporter, producing the protein MNLNKKDIKNLMFLILFAVVVYVGIQKADVLLVFARFLVGIAYPFLLGAAFAFVLNVPMSFLEKKLFGSAESKGKMKKLGRPLSLILSLILVVGVVLVVILVVVPEMGQTFMSVSASIEAAIPKLQTWAVETFHNNKQIAEWIQNLEFDWNSLIGAAVDFLKNGAGNVLNSTMAMARTVVNVLMNFFIALVFAVYILLQKEKLTVQIQKVFYAFLSAKAVKKVLDVCSLSYRTFASFVTGQCLEAAILGTMFFVSMTLLRFPYAMLIGILIAFTALIPIFGAFIGCVVGTFLILVVDPMKGLAFIVLFLVLQQVEGNLIYPHVVGNSVGLPSIWVLVAVTVGGSLMGVVGMLIFIPLTSVVYALFRQTVYKKLKERKIHDI; encoded by the coding sequence ATGAACCTGAATAAAAAAGATATAAAGAATCTTATGTTTCTGATCCTGTTTGCTGTGGTAGTCTACGTGGGAATACAGAAGGCGGATGTGCTGTTGGTTTTTGCCCGTTTCCTGGTTGGGATTGCCTATCCTTTCCTTCTGGGTGCTGCGTTTGCCTTTGTCCTGAATGTGCCCATGAGTTTTCTGGAGAAGAAACTCTTTGGAAGTGCTGAGAGTAAAGGAAAGATGAAGAAGCTGGGAAGGCCCCTGAGTCTGATCCTGTCCCTTATATTAGTTGTGGGCGTAGTGCTCGTTGTCATTCTTGTGGTAGTCCCGGAAATGGGGCAGACCTTTATGAGTGTCAGTGCCAGCATAGAAGCCGCTATTCCAAAGCTCCAGACCTGGGCTGTGGAAACCTTCCATAACAATAAGCAGATTGCAGAATGGATTCAGAACTTGGAGTTTGACTGGAATTCCCTGATCGGAGCAGCGGTTGACTTCCTGAAAAACGGTGCCGGAAATGTGCTCAATTCCACTATGGCAATGGCCCGTACGGTGGTCAATGTACTTATGAACTTCTTCATTGCCCTTGTATTTGCCGTGTATATTCTTTTGCAGAAGGAGAAGCTGACGGTGCAGATCCAGAAAGTCTTCTATGCATTTTTGTCTGCGAAAGCTGTGAAGAAAGTTCTGGACGTGTGTTCTCTCAGTTACAGGACTTTTGCTAGCTTTGTTACAGGACAGTGCCTGGAGGCCGCCATTCTGGGAACCATGTTTTTTGTATCCATGACGCTGCTGCGGTTCCCGTATGCTATGCTCATTGGAATCCTGATCGCGTTTACGGCGCTGATTCCTATTTTTGGGGCTTTTATCGGCTGTGTTGTAGGTACTTTTTTGATCCTGGTGGTAGACCCTATGAAAGGGCTGGCATTTATTGTGCTGTTTCTGGTGCTGCAGCAGGTTGAAGGCAATCTGATATATCCCCATGTGGTGGGAAATTCCGTGGGGCTTCCCTCCATCTGGGTACTGGTGGCAGTCACCGTGGGCGGCAGTCTGATGGGGGTTGTGGGTATGCTGATCTTCATACCGCTTACATCGGTTGTCTATGCGCTGTTCCGCCAGACTGTTTACAAGAAGTTGAAGGAGCGGAAAATCCATGATATTTGA
- a CDS encoding TatD family hydrolase, with amino-acid sequence MIFETHAHYDDQAFDGDRDSLLPSLAKHGIEKIINVGASLRGVEDTVKLTEKYPFVYGAVGVHPDEVGTLDEEKIKWLRSLCDLPKVVAIGEIGLDYYWDKQHHDIQKKWFIRQMDLAKETKLPIIVHSRDAAKDTLDIMKAERADNLKGVIHCYSYSVEQAKEYMNMGYYLGVGGVVTFKNGKRLKDVVEYAPLEYLLLETDAPYLAPEPYRRHRNCSAYLTYVAEEIADIKGVSYETVVDVTRENAGKLFGI; translated from the coding sequence ATGATATTTGAGACACATGCACATTACGATGACCAGGCCTTTGACGGGGATAGGGACAGCCTGCTTCCCTCCCTGGCAAAGCACGGCATCGAAAAGATCATCAATGTGGGCGCCAGCCTGCGGGGGGTGGAGGATACGGTTAAGCTGACCGAGAAATATCCTTTTGTCTACGGCGCGGTGGGCGTTCATCCTGACGAGGTGGGGACCCTGGACGAAGAGAAAATAAAATGGCTCAGAAGCCTGTGTGACCTTCCGAAAGTGGTGGCCATCGGTGAGATTGGCCTGGATTATTACTGGGATAAGCAACACCATGATATCCAGAAAAAATGGTTTATCCGTCAAATGGATCTGGCGAAGGAGACAAAACTTCCTATTATTGTCCACAGCCGTGATGCGGCTAAAGACACCCTGGATATTATGAAAGCCGAGAGGGCAGATAACCTGAAAGGGGTGATCCACTGTTATTCCTACTCCGTGGAGCAGGCAAAGGAATACATGAATATGGGATATTATCTGGGTGTAGGCGGAGTTGTCACGTTCAAGAACGGAAAACGGCTGAAGGACGTGGTAGAGTACGCGCCGCTGGAATATCTGCTGCTGGAGACAGATGCCCCATATCTGGCGCCGGAGCCGTACAGGAGGCATAGAAACTGTTCCGCGTATCTGACTTATGTGGCGGAGGAGATTGCAGATATAAAAGGTGTCTCTTATGAGACTGTAGTGGATGTCACCAGGGAAAATGCAGGGAAGCTTTTTGGAATATGA
- a CDS encoding TetR/AcrR family transcriptional regulator, with translation MDNKELILKSALDLFYAKGYDAVGVQEIVDKAGISKPTLYYYFGSKLGLLQNLLEAGYQEFESRLIDIAKPGESLPGVLYQAARTFFDYAASNQKFYLFMLSLFYSGRENEAYKTVSPLIERYYKIIVKIFEDASPQLGNMRGRQELFAVGFTGVLNHHIMTVSYGLSEDERFEISDETTYEIVHQFMYGIYS, from the coding sequence ATGGATAATAAAGAATTGATCTTAAAGTCAGCGCTTGATCTGTTTTATGCCAAGGGATATGATGCTGTAGGCGTTCAGGAAATCGTGGATAAGGCAGGGATATCAAAGCCAACTTTATATTACTATTTTGGAAGCAAGCTGGGACTTTTGCAGAATCTGCTGGAGGCGGGTTATCAGGAGTTTGAGAGCAGGCTCATTGATATTGCGAAGCCGGGGGAGAGTCTGCCGGGGGTGCTTTATCAGGCAGCCCGTACCTTTTTTGACTATGCTGCATCCAACCAGAAATTCTATTTATTCATGCTGTCTCTGTTTTATTCCGGCAGGGAAAATGAGGCCTATAAAACGGTTTCACCTCTTATTGAGAGGTATTATAAGATCATTGTTAAGATTTTTGAGGATGCGTCCCCCCAATTGGGGAACATGCGGGGGCGGCAGGAATTATTTGCCGTGGGATTTACAGGTGTGCTCAACCATCATATTATGACAGTGAGCTACGGGCTTTCCGAGGATGAAAGATTTGAAATTTCTGATGAGACCACATATGAGATCGTGCATCAGTTTATGTATGGAATATATTCGTAG
- a CDS encoding trypsin-like peptidase domain-containing protein encodes MSRCKKMLMVILTVCLSLLFTVPVLADESDSVNAARNGVLQVNLVYVDKNGTTYPLQGGSGFLISDQVLLTNQHVVQMSDETKQAASEAYGVDFVNDNKLDIRLQVVVQRDVVIDATVKKSSAEMDVAIVDLSEPIYDRTPLELGDSASTTEAQKVYALGFPQAAELAQDINYYTNADVTVTDGIVAKKVEVNGTPFLQHSAKLSGGNSGGPLLNISGQVIGINQFRTNGDEYYYAMEINDIKKLLDAIGVTYNSAGETVPVDKIVSNNDNTDLNGQQEEGEKNKEPEKEEVNKSSLESKIAEAEKVDASKYTKESMGVLEVKLEDAKDVAADDEMSQEMVDKSTQELDNALKQLEEQSGLGIWLWVIVGGVAAAIVVIVVIIVLVSKGNKKQPVPARNLPSGGGGSPVPPQPTPPTTPSGYGENGETSVLNEGAGETTVLGASANAGAYLIRRKNRERIMITGPVFTIGKERRRVNYCVDDNTSVSRCHARISRKGSQYMAADMNSTNYTFINGMKVNPGEEKALSDNDILRLSDEEFEFHLG; translated from the coding sequence ATGAGTAGATGTAAAAAAATGCTGATGGTTATACTGACCGTCTGCCTGTCACTGCTGTTTACAGTACCGGTGCTGGCGGATGAATCTGACAGCGTCAACGCAGCACGTAACGGTGTTTTGCAGGTGAATCTGGTATATGTAGATAAGAACGGGACTACATATCCGCTGCAGGGCGGAAGCGGATTTTTGATCAGCGACCAGGTATTGCTGACAAACCAGCATGTTGTTCAGATGTCAGATGAGACAAAACAGGCTGCATCTGAAGCGTATGGGGTTGATTTTGTCAATGATAATAAGCTGGATATTCGTTTACAGGTAGTCGTACAGAGAGATGTTGTGATCGATGCTACTGTGAAAAAAAGCAGTGCGGAGATGGATGTTGCTATCGTAGATTTGAGCGAACCGATTTATGACAGAACACCGCTGGAATTGGGGGACAGCGCATCTACAACAGAAGCGCAGAAAGTATATGCTCTTGGATTTCCCCAGGCAGCAGAACTGGCACAGGATATAAATTATTATACCAATGCAGACGTTACTGTGACAGATGGTATTGTTGCCAAGAAGGTTGAGGTAAACGGAACTCCGTTCTTACAGCACAGTGCGAAACTATCCGGGGGTAATTCAGGCGGTCCGCTTCTCAATATAAGTGGTCAGGTAATTGGTATTAACCAGTTTAGGACAAATGGGGATGAGTATTATTATGCAATGGAGATCAATGACATCAAGAAGCTGCTCGATGCCATTGGGGTTACTTATAATAGTGCAGGAGAAACAGTACCGGTTGATAAAATTGTATCTAACAATGACAATACAGATTTAAATGGTCAACAGGAGGAGGGGGAGAAAAACAAGGAACCTGAAAAAGAGGAAGTCAACAAATCCTCCCTGGAATCCAAGATAGCAGAGGCTGAAAAAGTAGACGCCTCCAAGTATACCAAAGAGAGCATGGGCGTTCTGGAAGTGAAATTGGAAGATGCAAAAGATGTGGCAGCAGATGATGAAATGTCACAGGAAATGGTAGACAAAAGCACACAGGAACTCGATAATGCGTTAAAACAATTGGAAGAGCAAAGTGGTTTAGGAATTTGGCTTTGGGTTATTGTTGGTGGGGTAGCCGCGGCGATCGTTGTTATTGTGGTTATTATTGTACTGGTTTCTAAAGGAAATAAAAAACAGCCTGTACCTGCCAGAAACCTTCCATCCGGCGGAGGCGGTTCGCCTGTGCCGCCCCAGCCCACACCGCCCACAACACCTTCAGGCTACGGCGAAAATGGGGAGACAAGCGTACTGAATGAAGGCGCAGGAGAGACAACTGTATTAGGCGCAAGTGCCAATGCAGGGGCATATCTGATTCGGCGTAAAAACAGAGAGCGGATCATGATCACCGGCCCTGTATTTACAATTGGAAAAGAGAGAAGAAGAGTGAATTACTGTGTGGATGACAATACATCGGTCAGCAGATGTCATGCGAGGATCAGCAGAAAGGGTTCACAGTACATGGCCGCAGATATGAACTCCACAAACTATACCTTTATTAATGGTATGAAAGTGAATCCGGGTGAGGAAAAAGCTTTATCAGATAATGACATTCTGCGTCTGTCTGATGAAGAATTTGAATTCCATCTGGGATAA
- the glgB gene encoding 1,4-alpha-glucan branching protein GlgB → MAKRKTMKVSEMDRYLFGEGTHYEIYKLMGAHPTTQRGKDGVYFAVWAPHAESVSVVGDFNKWDPYKNVMKCDNDMGIFQLFVPKVREGDLYKFCITTYSGKLLFKADPYANYAEHRPGTASCVYDISKFKWGDSVWMKKRLEFDEKKDAMSIYELHPGSWKKHPLNDRDEDGFYNYRELAHSLADYIKEMGYTHVELMGIAEHPYDGSWGYQVTGYYAPTSRYGTPEDFQYFVNYMHKNKIGVILDWVPAHFPKDAHGLADFDGTPTYEYADPRKGEHPDWGTKVFDYGKNEVKNFLIANALFWIQEYHIDGLRVDAVASMLYLDYGRDAGQWIPNKYGENKNLEAIEFFKHLNSVVLGKNKGTVMIAEESTAWPMVTGKAEEGGLGFSLKWNMGWMHDFLEYMKLDPYFRKYNHHKMTFSMSYAYSENYVLVLSHDEVVHLKCSMINKMPGLGQDKFENLKAGYSYMFGHPGKKLLFMGQEFGQFQEWSEARELDWFLLAEPEHQQLQAYVKELLALYKKYPALYANDDNQEGFEWINADDAARSIFSFVRKSPTGRNNLLFVINYTPVAREDYRVGVPKKKQYKLILNSKDPRFGGDTPVEQTVYKAVKKECDGRDFSFAYPLPAYGVAVFLY, encoded by the coding sequence ATGGCTAAAAGAAAAACAATGAAAGTCTCGGAGATGGACCGCTATTTATTCGGAGAAGGAACACATTATGAAATCTATAAGCTGATGGGTGCACATCCCACAACACAGCGGGGCAAAGACGGCGTATATTTCGCCGTCTGGGCGCCTCACGCCGAATCGGTATCCGTTGTGGGAGATTTTAACAAATGGGACCCCTACAAAAATGTGATGAAATGTGACAATGACATGGGTATTTTCCAGCTCTTTGTGCCAAAAGTGCGGGAGGGTGACTTGTACAAATTCTGCATTACCACATACAGCGGCAAGCTGCTCTTCAAGGCAGATCCCTATGCAAACTATGCGGAGCACCGCCCCGGTACAGCTTCCTGTGTATATGACATTTCCAAATTCAAATGGGGTGATTCTGTCTGGATGAAAAAACGCCTGGAATTTGATGAGAAGAAGGATGCCATGTCTATTTATGAGCTGCATCCAGGTTCCTGGAAAAAACATCCGCTTAATGACCGGGATGAGGACGGATTCTATAACTACAGGGAGCTGGCCCATTCTCTGGCAGACTATATCAAAGAGATGGGGTACACCCATGTGGAGCTGATGGGCATAGCGGAACATCCCTATGACGGTTCCTGGGGATACCAGGTAACAGGGTATTATGCTCCTACGTCCCGGTACGGAACGCCTGAGGATTTCCAGTATTTTGTAAATTACATGCATAAGAACAAGATTGGTGTGATCCTTGACTGGGTGCCGGCCCATTTCCCAAAGGATGCCCATGGGCTGGCTGACTTTGACGGAACCCCCACATATGAGTATGCAGACCCCAGAAAAGGCGAGCATCCGGACTGGGGGACAAAAGTTTTTGATTACGGCAAAAATGAGGTAAAGAATTTCCTGATCGCCAACGCGCTGTTCTGGATCCAGGAATACCACATTGACGGACTCCGTGTGGATGCTGTGGCCTCCATGCTGTACCTGGACTACGGAAGAGATGCAGGGCAGTGGATACCAAATAAATACGGGGAAAACAAGAACCTGGAGGCAATTGAGTTCTTCAAACATTTGAACTCTGTGGTCCTTGGGAAAAACAAAGGCACAGTCATGATCGCAGAGGAATCCACAGCATGGCCTATGGTAACCGGAAAAGCTGAGGAAGGCGGATTGGGATTCAGCTTAAAATGGAATATGGGCTGGATGCACGACTTCCTGGAGTATATGAAGCTGGACCCATATTTCCGCAAATATAATCACCATAAGATGACGTTCTCCATGAGTTACGCCTACAGCGAGAACTATGTTCTTGTATTATCTCACGATGAGGTCGTGCATCTGAAATGTTCCATGATCAACAAGATGCCGGGGCTGGGACAGGACAAGTTTGAGAACCTGAAGGCCGGATACAGCTACATGTTCGGTCATCCGGGCAAAAAACTGCTGTTCATGGGACAGGAATTCGGCCAGTTTCAGGAGTGGAGCGAGGCCAGAGAGCTTGACTGGTTCCTGCTGGCAGAGCCGGAACACCAGCAGCTTCAGGCTTATGTGAAAGAGCTGCTTGCTTTATATAAGAAATATCCGGCCCTTTATGCCAATGATGATAATCAGGAAGGCTTCGAGTGGATCAACGCGGATGATGCGGCGAGAAGCATCTTCAGTTTTGTGAGAAAGTCTCCTACCGGAAGGAACAATCTGCTGTTTGTCATTAACTACACACCGGTTGCCAGAGAGGATTACCGGGTTGGGGTGCCGAAAAAGAAACAGTATAAGCTGATCCTGAACAGCAAAGACCCCAGATTCGGCGGAGATACGCCGGTGGAGCAGACGGTCTATAAGGCAGTGAAGAAGGAATGCGATGGAAGGGACTTTTCCTTTGCTTATCCGCTGCCGGCTTATGGGGTGGCTGTGTTCCTGTATTAA
- a CDS encoding cation-translocating P-type ATPase, giving the protein MKEFYQMSRTEAQKTVNGSTQPLTNQQIKVNQEKYGPNALTEEKKKSIPQIFLEQYKDFLVIILIVAAIVSGVLGEMESAIVILVVVTMNAILGTVQTVKAEQSLDSLKAMSGPEAKVLRNGDVVKIPSDQVTVGDIVMLEAGDYVPADGRILENASLKVDESALTGESLGVDKTEDPIEGEVPLGDRTNMVFSGSFVSYGRGSFLVTSIGMETEVGKIAKLLKTTSEKKTPLQMNLDQFGQKLSIIILVFCGVLFGVSVFRGESWGEAFLFAVALAVAAIPEALSSIVTIVLSFGTQKMAKEHAIIRKLQAVEGLGSVSIICSDKTGTLTQNKMTVEYYYVEGSEIPAKDIDLDDAAQKQLLRHSILCNDSTNKNGEEIGDPTETALINQGDKLGRPAEVVRDKYPRCSEVPFDSDRKMMSTLHNLREGATMITKGAVDVLLNRVCSIQKNGEIVPITEEDRIAIENQNRNFSGNGLRVLAFAYKRVEDGKQLCVEDEKDLVFLGLIAMVDPPREESKDAVAECISAGIKPIMITGDHKVTAAAIAKRIGILKDESEACEGAVIENMTDEELQDFVEGISVYARVSPEHKIRIVRAWQEKGNIVSMTGDGVNDAPALKQANIGVAMGITGTEVSKDAASMVLTDDNFATIVKAVENGRNVYKNIKSAIQFLLSGNFAGILAVLYASLANLPVPFAPVHLLFINLLTDSLPAIALGLEPHTKDVMKEKPRPMNESILTRDFLSYIGTEGLVIGIMTMIGFYIGYQQSPLLAMTMAFGTLCTSRLVHGFNCKSVRPVLFTKKFFNNIYLIGAFVLGLVLITSVLMIPGLHKIFSVQTLNMAQLFTVFGLSIANLPVVQALKWIRVKLKK; this is encoded by the coding sequence ATGAAAGAATTTTATCAAATGTCGAGGACAGAGGCGCAGAAAACCGTCAATGGAAGTACGCAGCCTCTCACAAACCAGCAGATCAAGGTGAACCAGGAAAAATACGGTCCCAATGCGCTGACGGAGGAAAAGAAAAAATCCATTCCACAGATTTTCCTGGAGCAGTACAAGGATTTTCTTGTTATCATCCTGATCGTGGCTGCCATTGTCTCCGGTGTTCTGGGAGAAATGGAGAGCGCCATTGTTATCCTTGTGGTCGTTACCATGAACGCCATTCTGGGCACTGTGCAGACCGTGAAGGCGGAACAGTCCCTTGACAGCCTGAAAGCCATGTCAGGGCCTGAGGCAAAAGTCCTGCGAAACGGGGATGTGGTAAAAATCCCGTCTGACCAGGTCACAGTAGGCGATATTGTCATGCTGGAGGCAGGTGACTATGTACCCGCCGACGGCCGTATTTTGGAAAACGCCAGCCTCAAGGTGGATGAAAGCGCACTGACAGGCGAGAGTCTGGGTGTGGATAAGACAGAGGACCCCATCGAGGGGGAGGTGCCCTTGGGCGACAGGACCAATATGGTATTCTCCGGAAGCTTTGTCTCCTACGGTCGTGGCTCCTTCCTGGTAACCTCCATCGGTATGGAGACAGAGGTGGGAAAAATTGCAAAACTGCTGAAAACCACCTCAGAGAAAAAGACACCTCTGCAGATGAACCTGGATCAGTTTGGTCAGAAGCTGTCCATTATAATCCTGGTTTTCTGCGGCGTTTTGTTTGGAGTCAGTGTTTTCAGGGGAGAATCCTGGGGAGAGGCCTTTTTGTTTGCCGTGGCTCTGGCTGTAGCCGCCATTCCGGAGGCACTCAGTTCTATCGTCACCATTGTTCTTTCCTTCGGAACGCAGAAGATGGCCAAGGAACATGCAATTATCAGGAAACTGCAGGCTGTGGAGGGTCTTGGAAGTGTATCTATCATCTGTTCAGACAAAACAGGCACCCTGACCCAGAACAAAATGACTGTGGAATACTACTATGTGGAGGGCAGTGAGATTCCGGCAAAGGATATTGACCTGGATGATGCCGCACAGAAACAGCTTCTCCGCCACAGTATCCTCTGCAATGACTCCACCAATAAAAATGGCGAGGAGATTGGGGATCCCACAGAGACAGCCCTTATCAATCAGGGGGATAAACTGGGGCGCCCCGCAGAGGTTGTACGTGACAAATACCCCAGATGCAGTGAGGTGCCCTTTGACAGTGACCGTAAAATGATGTCCACCCTTCATAATTTAAGAGAGGGTGCAACCATGATCACAAAGGGCGCGGTGGATGTTCTTTTGAACCGTGTCTGTTCCATCCAGAAAAATGGTGAAATCGTGCCCATTACAGAGGAGGACCGCATTGCCATCGAAAATCAGAACCGGAATTTCTCCGGAAATGGCCTCCGTGTTCTGGCATTTGCTTATAAAAGAGTGGAAGATGGTAAACAGCTCTGTGTGGAGGATGAAAAGGACCTGGTATTTTTGGGACTTATCGCAATGGTGGACCCGCCCCGTGAGGAGTCAAAGGACGCGGTTGCGGAATGTATCAGCGCCGGGATCAAGCCTATCATGATCACAGGTGACCACAAGGTAACTGCTGCGGCTATTGCAAAGCGTATCGGCATTCTGAAGGATGAATCAGAGGCCTGTGAGGGCGCTGTGATCGAGAACATGACGGATGAGGAGCTGCAGGACTTTGTGGAAGGCATTTCCGTCTACGCACGTGTTTCACCGGAACATAAGATCCGGATTGTAAGGGCATGGCAGGAAAAGGGAAATATTGTGTCCATGACAGGGGACGGCGTCAATGACGCTCCGGCTTTAAAACAGGCCAACATTGGTGTGGCTATGGGGATAACCGGAACTGAGGTTTCCAAGGATGCTGCCTCTATGGTACTGACGGATGACAACTTTGCAACCATCGTCAAAGCCGTGGAAAACGGAAGAAATGTCTATAAGAACATTAAAAGTGCTATCCAGTTCCTGCTCTCCGGAAACTTTGCTGGAATCCTGGCGGTATTGTATGCATCCCTTGCAAATCTTCCGGTACCGTTTGCGCCCGTGCATCTGCTGTTTATCAATCTGCTGACCGACAGCCTTCCGGCTATTGCCCTGGGACTGGAACCTCATACAAAAGATGTCATGAAGGAAAAACCCCGTCCCATGAATGAGTCCATACTGACCAGGGATTTTCTCTCCTATATCGGGACAGAAGGTCTTGTGATCGGTATTATGACTATGATTGGTTTTTACATCGGATATCAGCAGAGTCCGCTGCTGGCTATGACTATGGCATTCGGAACTCTTTGTACCTCCAGACTGGTCCATGGATTTAACTGCAAATCCGTAAGACCTGTTTTATTTACTAAGAAATTCTTTAATAATATTTACCTTATAGGTGCATTTGTGTTAGGATTAGTATTGATCACCTCTGTGCTGATGATACCGGGTCTGCATAAGATCTTCAGCGTGCAGACATTGAACATGGCACAGCTTTTCACAGTATTTGGCTTGTCAATTGCCAATCTGCCTGTTGTTCAGGCACTGAAATGGATTCGTGTGAAATTGAAAAAGTAA
- a CDS encoding PP2C family protein-serine/threonine phosphatase yields MNYISAVHTDVGIKKKTNQDSLFMETAATDYGQVLLGVICDGMGGLAKGEVASAILIKAFAGWFHTEFPKLLYTGIDPNRLRESWTKLILEQNKKITDYGLDCHVSLGTTAVALLLIDNLYYAVNVGDSRIYLLKDNMQQITVDQTVVQREMELGRMTPEQARKSPQRNVLLQCVGASSVIAPDFYVGEFASDSIFMMCSDGFRHVITPEEFFQRLNPQALTTQEVMKESAVYFTELNKKRREEDNISVALIRAY; encoded by the coding sequence ATGAATTATATATCTGCTGTCCATACGGACGTTGGAATTAAAAAGAAAACCAATCAGGATTCATTGTTTATGGAAACTGCTGCAACAGATTACGGCCAGGTGCTCCTGGGCGTAATCTGTGATGGTATGGGCGGCCTCGCAAAAGGTGAGGTCGCCAGTGCTATATTAATAAAGGCATTTGCCGGATGGTTCCATACAGAATTCCCAAAACTTCTTTATACAGGAATTGATCCAAACCGCCTTCGGGAGAGCTGGACAAAACTTATACTGGAACAAAATAAGAAGATCACAGATTATGGATTGGACTGCCACGTGAGTCTGGGCACCACTGCGGTAGCTCTTCTGCTGATTGACAATTTATATTATGCGGTCAATGTTGGGGATTCCAGGATATATCTGCTGAAAGACAATATGCAGCAGATCACTGTGGATCAGACAGTGGTGCAGAGGGAGATGGAGCTTGGACGTATGACACCGGAGCAGGCCAGGAAAAGCCCTCAGAGAAATGTTCTTTTACAGTGTGTAGGGGCGAGCAGCGTAATCGCACCCGATTTTTACGTGGGAGAATTTGCTTCGGACAGTATATTTATGATGTGCTCGGATGGCTTCCGTCACGTGATAACACCGGAAGAATTTTTTCAGAGGCTCAATCCCCAGGCACTTACCACCCAGGAGGTAATGAAAGAGAGTGCGGTTTATTTTACGGAACTCAATAAAAAGAGAAGAGAAGAAGACAACATATCTGTCGCTTTGATTCGCGCATATTAA
- a CDS encoding alpha-amylase family glycosyl hydrolase yields the protein MAKWYEEAVFYHMYPIGMTGAPRVNKEEGVVHRFEELEKWLPHLADIKATAVYMGPLFESTTHGYDTKDYKSVDQRLGDNGDFARFVEKAHGMGIKVVVDGVFNHTGREFFAFRDIQQNREGSKYCGWYKGINFGWNNPYNDGFSYEAWRNCFELVNLNLQNPEVKGYLLDVIHYWIDTFDIDGIRLDCADCLDFGFMEEMRRRTEEKKEDFWLMGEVIHGDYSRYIQDGRNMLHSVTNYELHKGIYSGHNDHNYFEIAHTIRREFEENGGIYRGLKLYSFVDNHDVDRIYSKINVKEHIFPIYTLLYMLPGIPSVYYGSEWGIEGSKNNGGDHALRPAVDIEKALKEQEDSKIMLWVKTLGEIHEKYKTCLAEGRYRELLLTNRQFSFARFTEEEGLIIAINNDEDPVQVSVPVPMDNKSYVNLLTQEKAEPENGRLNFTIEAAGSVLLEILQQD from the coding sequence ATGGCAAAATGGTATGAAGAGGCAGTATTTTACCATATGTACCCTATCGGGATGACGGGCGCCCCCAGGGTGAATAAAGAGGAAGGCGTTGTACACCGTTTCGAGGAGCTGGAAAAATGGCTGCCGCATCTTGCGGATATCAAGGCAACGGCAGTCTATATGGGCCCCCTTTTTGAGTCCACCACCCACGGGTATGACACCAAGGATTATAAGTCCGTGGACCAGAGGCTTGGGGACAACGGGGATTTTGCCCGGTTTGTGGAAAAAGCCCACGGGATGGGGATCAAGGTTGTGGTGGATGGGGTGTTCAACCATACGGGAAGAGAATTTTTTGCCTTTCGGGACATTCAGCAGAACCGGGAAGGCTCCAAATACTGCGGATGGTACAAGGGCATCAATTTTGGATGGAACAATCCGTATAATGACGGATTTTCCTATGAGGCCTGGAGAAACTGCTTTGAGCTTGTGAACTTAAACCTGCAGAATCCTGAGGTGAAAGGGTATCTTCTGGATGTGATCCACTACTGGATCGATACCTTTGATATAGACGGCATCCGGCTTGACTGCGCGGACTGTCTGGACTTTGGCTTCATGGAGGAAATGCGCAGGCGCACAGAGGAGAAAAAAGAGGACTTCTGGCTTATGGGGGAGGTCATTCACGGAGATTACAGCCGCTATATCCAGGACGGACGGAACATGCTGCATAGTGTCACAAACTATGAGCTTCACAAAGGCATTTATTCCGGTCACAATGACCACAATTATTTCGAGATCGCACATACCATAAGAAGAGAATTTGAGGAAAACGGGGGTATCTACAGGGGATTGAAGCTCTATTCCTTTGTTGACAATCACGATGTGGACCGAATTTACAGTAAGATTAACGTGAAGGAGCACATTTTCCCTATTTATACACTTCTGTATATGCTTCCCGGAATCCCGTCCGTCTATTATGGTTCCGAATGGGGAATTGAGGGCAGCAAGAATAATGGCGGGGACCACGCGCTCAGACCTGCGGTAGACATTGAGAAAGCTTTAAAAGAGCAGGAAGATTCCAAGATCATGCTGTGGGTCAAGACACTTGGGGAAATACACGAGAAGTATAAAACTTGTCTCGCAGAAGGAAGATACAGGGAGCTGCTGCTTACCAACAGACAGTTTTCCTTTGCCAGATTTACAGAGGAGGAAGGCCTTATCATTGCCATTAACAATGACGAAGATCCGGTACAGGTCAGTGTGCCGGTGCCAATGGATAATAAAAGTTATGTAAACCTTTTGACGCAAGAGAAAGCAGAGCCGGAGAACGGCAGACTGAATTTTACAATAGAAGCAGCAGGCAGCGTTCTGCTGGAAATCCTACAGCAGGATTAA